The Perca fluviatilis chromosome 17, GENO_Pfluv_1.0, whole genome shotgun sequence region TGAGTTCAGAGCCACATATTTTGATGAATATTTCCATCCTCAGAGCTATGCACCACCTGAGCCGTCTGAAGGTGCTggtggaagaaagagagaagaaacacacagagatagaAGAGGAGAAGGACGAAGATGAAGGACGCTACTCCTCTTCTTCTGCTGAAGGACTCAACTGTGCTCGGCAGAGCCCCACCTGAAGCTAGAGGCCGGTTTGCCGGAGCAAGGCCCTTCCAGTCAGTGTGGCCGTCGGTCAGTGTTCTCACTGGGCTCTCACTCGCGTCCAGCAGCAACAAACGGCAGATGTTTCTGCATAAAGTCTGCTCTGGATTAGTATTTGAGATGAAAAAGGTGCAATACACAGTACAGGGACCAAACCAGTCTAATCTGGAAATTCATAAAAGGTGTGTGAACAGTgtgttacagttacagttacaagcTGGGAAGGTTTGAGCACGTCCTTTTCCAAGTCTAAACTGTCACTATATCCTGAATCAGATCATCTGTAAAAATGAACATTCCTGTGCCTCCTCCTGGTGCTTCTAATGGCATAAGaccaaacaaccaatcagagccgagGAGTCTCTGCAGTAACAGAATATTTAAGTTTGTCTGCAGTTCATGAGCTGAGTCATaagctgtgttcgaaaccgctccctcattcactcactcactagtgtctatatagtgtttattaaatagtgaactatagaGGGAACGACCAAACCAGATTTCGGACACTACACTGAGAACATTGTTGCGTCAGTAGATGCGCCCGTTGTGGTGTGACGGAGGCTGGCGCGCCCAGCACCATGTAAACGAGCCGCAACCAAAATACTTCTAATACATCCCTGAAACAAACCGAGAGCTCAGATTAGTAAAcggttgtatattatatatgttacatttccactgttaAGAAATCAAAGTCAGCtcaatatttcctttttttttgtttttgcagtgCTGCTTCTCCTCCAGGAAAACACAGAtgcgttgcattgtgggatacaggagtaaaatgtagggtacattGTATGTACGCTCAaattagcagtgcattgtgggggaATTAAATCAACTGCGGCGAATTGGAACACCACTACAGaatggcgaacacactataCACTATAGTGCTCTATTTCCATGATAGGGAACAGTTTCCAACACAGCTATTGACACTCGGAGTCTTctcggctctgattggttgttttcctTACGGGCGCATTGGAAACATGCAAATGCCATTAGGAAAACTATGGGGATTATTATTTTCACAGTGAATCTGTGACATGTAATACTGTCAGGATATAGTGACCgttttcagcaaatatgaccaaaactacctactgcacctttttaaaggaacactctGACCTGCAGAGGActgagcctacatggggcgcacgctcttactgggtgagctagaggtcgcccccacATTGTTGCTCTTTAAATACCGGATGAGTTTGAAGCTCCGCAGTCTCTCGGTGACTACGttaacatgcacataatattctgctttttgcccttattccgaaaaaggcGATATTCTGACTAAGCTGTCTTCTTGGCTAATGGAAGTGAATATTCCATTAATCTTATCGTTTACATGTAGCTGTgcaaaacatgattttttttctaagtttaccagtggtggtggacttgttggaccgtgtgaacacagcctccctctttcattccttcaaccagcttcttgaaaagagCTTAGTGAtgatccaaaaacctgttgatatccaagtctttgataatgtttaaaagtagctgtgtttctccttcttaacgggtctgcagccttgtaaactgttggctggttggtttgtgtacagcaaccatagcaacacgCTGAGcgtaagccgtaaacaggccgTAAACTGTGGTTAAAAACACTGAATGAGAAGCATATTCCAAATGTGCTGTGTACATATCCAAaaaatgcctctaaaaccagaataataccggaatatcccacatgtcttacTTGGAAAACGCTATATTCAGAAAAAGGACATGACCCGTGTGTaatatttgtgtgcatgtaaacgtactcacTGATAAGTAACTGAAAAAATCTGTCTCTCTATATAACCTCTTCCTAAATCCTGCAAGCATCTGTTCAGCTGTTGAGACACTAAAAGTGTCAAAATGGTCGGTGAATGTGCCAATATGACTGGGTATATAATGTCTAGTTATTGCACTGAAAATGTTTTGATGATAAATCTTTCTATGTCATGGCGACTGTAAACGTAGCCACGTCACCATGCTAACATTGCTATATTATAATGCTAAATGTTACATGCTCAGTATTTCCATGCTAAAAACTGAAATGTTGCATGTTAAACGTGATGCTAAACCTCGACAACAAGGGTGTTGTGAGGAGAAGAAAACTTTTGTAACTATATACTATTATTTATTGAGGCAACATTGTTTGTTTAACACTGATGTAATGAGCAGTTTGGCAGATTTTGtgatagtatttaaaaaaaaaaaaaaaaaaaaaatgtaattcccCAGACTAAGATAGAGAaatggtttagtttttttactaTTTGAACAGAAATTCTGTTATTGTACTGGTGCCAATATTGAAATTtcaaacgatacccagccctacggAGTGTTGGCATGCCATTGCTGCGCTATAATTAGCATCTTAGCATTAAGCTCAAAGCAGAGCTGGGAGTCCAGCTTAGCCAAAGGGCCTGACGCGAAGGGCGTGAAGCGCGTGACGTAGGTGCATTTAgtgcgtgtccaaatccacttttgctagtttgacggcgggaAAAAGTgtctgtgcgccgggcgcctggtcctaaagggttgttcttagtgtcttcattaatcagaggtgtgttttgggcgtaacatgcaatcaaccaatcggagatcatctcccattccctttaaaagtcaGGCGTGTTGCattgatattgtgtgtgtgtgtgagtgtgagtgtgagtgtgtgagtgtgacaagcatagtgtgcgcacgctgtgcatgagcctaggagcatttttaCTAAtacgctgttaaaataacaatgaaatgctgcgttattgactttagaccaggtttttgttggtcaatggctgTAAGACCAggatgcccagaatgcacctgaacacacctccctgtaagtcaattgtcaaccctacaatatatTTGTaatatcgatgtatttggtcaagaatatggtgatatctgattttctccgtatcgcccagcgCTATTGATAAtataaaaaagcaaacaaatgtGGACGCCTCTTTTCGACCAAAGCCTTTCGTCCATATTCAACCTAAATTTAATGGATATAGTGCTGTATTAAATGTGCAGTgttatttattactttattatCTCACAAGATGGGGATCTTTCCCATCTCTATCATCCATCCCATATGACATTTGATTAAGAAAATGTTCTCTTTTGGCTCCATCCTCAACAAGTCAACGTTTGTATTTGCTGGTGAGCTAAGATCATTGCAGCCTCACACTTTAGTTCCTGGATGATTTCGGTcagtatattttatttttttatttttttttattttacatgaaTCAGAAAATCAGATTATTGatctatttgtatttttattcacTCTTTTTGGGCTTTTCAGCTGATGAAAACCGACCGTCAGTGTTTCCTCTCGTGCTTCACAGTCAGAACCATTAAAGTGCCAAATCAGCGTTGAGACAGACGGGAGACCTGAACATGAAAAGAGatttattttctaactgatGCAATTTGAATGATTAACACAAAGTGCTTATATTTCCAGTTCACAATAAAACATATCTTAGTTTACTACTCATGGTGTCAGCtcatttttaatgttattaaagATCATTTGGATGTTATTTGGAGTTGGACCTCTTTCACGGCTTCCCATAAACTATTTTGAAACATTCcaaatagagctgcaaagataaatcgattagttgtcaaccattaaataattgccaactatttttataaattgatttatctgtcctttttaataaaaaatctaatttgaggatgtcatcttgggcttctgacatttctgtcttttttttttttaagattatgttttggctattttaggcctttataggacagctgaagacatgaaaggggagagagggggaatgacatgcagcaaagggccgcaggttggagtcaaacccaacaattaatcaattaatcgacaataaaaaattattattcCTAAaccaaatgatttttttcaaatctCATTGAAGTGTGAAGGTTTTGTGTCATATTGTGTCCAAAGAAGACATGTTTGGTAGTTTCTATAAAGTTGGGAGACTTGTGAAAGACAAAAGATATCGGCAGAGAGTCAAACTCCAAAAAACAGGATCCTACATTTTCCGAATTTTTGTTAAAACCTCCCTGCTTGGTAAAAAAACCAACACCGCTTGTTTGTAACGCAGACTTTCtgaccagagtgtgtgtgtgtgtgttttgtatctgTACTAGCAGTGAGAGAACTTTTCCATTACCACAAGAAAACCTTTTAAAGATCAACAGCTGGTTTCACTCCCAAGTTTTTGCGTCTTTCGTGTGATGTCACGCCCAGATGTTAATCAGCCCATCACTCCCTGCTGACATCACAGTCTCCCCCGTGTGATCGAACGTCACGCTCTGCACGCCATCCCTGTGTCCTGAGAGGCTGCTCGCCGCGCGCGAACCCACCTCCACCACTCTGACCAGACTGTCGCCGCTGGCGACGGCCAGCATCTTCCCCGAGGGGCTGAACGCCACCTGGTTGGCGGCCGACGGCCCGGCGTCTACCGTGGCCATTGGCGCCGCGGGTTTCCTGATGTCCCACATGTTGACGACGCCACGGGAGTCGCAGGAGGCCAGGACGTTGCCCGCCGGGCTGGAGGTGGCGTGGTTGCAGGGGTGCTGGTGTCGGCGGAAGGTGGAGCCGCAGACACCCAGTCTGGCGTCCCACACGGCGAGGCTTTTGTCGGCCGAACAGGTGAGGAGGAGGTTGGAGGAGGGCAGGAAGCAGACGCTGTTGACGGAGGCGGTGTGGCGTCGCAGCGTGAGGCGGCAGCGCTGGCTGTTCAGGTCCCACAGCTTGGCGGTTCTGTCAGCCGAGCAGGAAGCCAGGAAATGGCCGCACGAGTGGAAGGAGCAGCCCCAGGTGGGGTGGCTGTGACCGGGCAGCGTCAACACGCAGCGGCCACGAGAGAAATCCCAGAGACGCACCTGCAGGGAAGACCAATCCAAGAGGGGAATCAAATCTTTATTTCCTCCAGGAGAAGTTGCACAAGAGCATCATACCCACTGCTATGattatttaaaggtcctatgacatggtggtttttggatgcttttatataggccttagtggtcccctaatactgtatctgaagtctcttttatataggccttagtggtcccctaatactgtatctgaagtctcttttatatagaccttagtggtcccctaatactgtatctgaaggcttttaaataggccttagtggtcccctaatactgtatctgaagtctcttttatatagaccttagtggtcccctaatactgtatctgaagtctcttttatatagaccttagtggtcccctaatactgtatctgaagtctctttatatagaccttagtggtcccctaatactgtatctgaagtctcttttatataggccttatggaaaggatccctacagagatagacctttgaGTTATAGAGTAAGATCCTAGATACAGCCAGAAACAGCTCAGAAATCGCcatcgccaaacccaccagacaccATTTAAGTAAACAATACTGTAATAAAAAACtataaaggtctatctctgtagggatcctttccataatgttgtcatcagacacttagaatattaatctgagcctgtcagtggcaaaaaaaagcactttttgCGGACATAACTTGAAGGTGTGTAATTGCCCAATAATGTTACGTtgcgctgccgactgcagcgatcttgcttaatatcCAGTGTTCGAATTACGTGGGAGCCagagggagccgagctcccacAGAGTGAGGACTGGCTCCCATGAAAGCACCAAAGTCAAAAATCTGAGGGGGTCTCTCATATCTGAAGGTGTCTGCCATATGTGGCATTGTAATTTAATCTTAATCAACGCTCATTGTCCATCCCTGTGCGATCTCTTACCATTAAAaacgttaaattaaaatataggctactacGGACGTAGACCTGAGCCTACGCTCATGAACGCAACATGACTGCACTTCACCACCACATCAAATGTGGCGGTGCtgtggtgcaaattcaactgatgtttagtaggctacacgttaactcaaagattcgcagaaaaaatataaacgttggaggccattaatcggcgcgcaaagtccttgaaatccattctgcagtaagcatcagatagccatggcaaaaagaaaacaaggcagtttaattaattttggttttactaagaaatgtGTAGTGATGACATTGATtgcacgactaattcacctgttgcaagccctgttagcacacctcccgccggggggggggggcaacgcaagaagaagctgaagaaataatgtcctcttcagccagagaggacattatttcttcagcttcttctgatcctaacccctcttgctcctctctcccgttaaattggaacagccagcactggagagactggaagagctgataaacatggctgtttgttaaggatggaagcttggggtgtgtcgctaaggtctaattgaacggaggaattctggtattcttcggtagtctcagtaactttaaccgttgtttatgtgaaatctcaaagacagcctgatgtatctttgtaagtcattgtaagtcgcaagcgcacGACACGCGCAAGTTACCCTTTAACGTGTCACCCACCTGTACACTGTTGCAGTAGTGTTCTGTAATAAAGATGAACTCACCATAGAGTCTCCACTGGTTGTTGCCAGTTTTGTCCCATCAGGGTGAAAGCTGCAgccagacagccaatcagagtgaCCCTCGCCTGTCAGCACCATCTCACCAACCTGGCAACACACATTACATGACATCACAATCCAGtacaacagccaatcagagtgaCCATCTACAACAAAATAACATGATTTTTATTGACTTGACTCCTCCCCAACATTTAATTTTGTCTGGTCTCTATCATTTAAATTCACAGTATCCAATTTGTCAATTCATGACATAAAGTATGTTATTATAGGAATCACCGGAGGCCCCACGATATgatatcacgatacttatgtcctGATACAATATTATCGCGATTCTTAACACATTAGGCTACAGCCTTTTCTCTGGATATTACAGTTAAGTTTTAAGGCActgaaacgactagttaagtttaggaaaaagattgtggtttggattacaatcatacaaataaaatggaaaatagAGAGCTAGGTGACCGTCAGGAGATATtcgctgaatttgacaaaagtGTACTGGAATAACATCACTTACTATACCTTTTTAATATGTAAAATAGTATCTGTAATGTTGTCTCACCttctctccgttggcttgcagCGCCCACAGCCTCCAGCTGCGGTCATCGCTGGCGGTGGCCAGGATCAGTTTCCGCGGGTGGAGGTCTATGCAGCTGATGGGGAGCGTGTGGGCTCTGATGGAGTAGGACAGGCTGAAGGAACCGGGGCTTTTGCATTTCTCAAATCCCACCTGAGCCAGGTGAGGGTTCCCCGGGCGGCTGCAGGCGGCAGGAAACTCCGTGTCCTTCGGATGTCTGCTGCTTACGGGGCTCTTTGCCGGCGACTTATCGGCGCTGTCGCTCTTTCTCATGCTTTTCTCTGTCGCGGTTCGGGATTTTTCCTCCGTGGTGTTTAGAACTCGGTCCTTTTTTAAACCGATGAGCATTTTGTGCCTCAGAGCTGCTTGATATTTGTCCTCCAGCTGCCTCAGCGCCGGCTCGTAGGACTCCAGGTGTTTCTTCAGCTCTTTAAAGTCCTCTATCAGCCGGTTTTTGTCCCCCGCGACTCGTCGGTACTGTAGCCGGTGGAAATCCCTCTCCCTCTGCGTCCTGACCAGCGCCTCCCCCGCCGCCAGCACCTCCTGCCGGAGCAGGTCCGTGTCTCTGCGGACCGTCTCCAGCTCGCTCCGGAGGAGCTGCCCGTGCGTGAGGGCATCCGGAACGAACGAGAAGCACGTCGCTGCCGCCGGCAGGAGTCTCTGCGCCGAGCCGTACCACTCGGCCTCAAAGCGGTTCAGAGTTCGGCTCAGGCCGGCCCTGCGGAGGAAGTTCCTCAGGAAGTCGTCCACCGTCTCCGGGATTTCGGCGACGCTTTGTCGTTCTGGTGGTCCGGGTTTACTTCTAGAAGCAGTGGAGGGGGCCGCCTCCGTCGTTGCCTCTTCAAGGTCTTCCTCCTCGatactcctctcctcctcctccgagAAGACCTCCTTgttctcctcctctgctctctcttttcttcttgcCGACATTTTCTCTCTCGTCTGTCTCTGAGCTTCTTGTTTACCCGTTGCCATGGTTACTGTGCCCGGTGCTGAGTTATCTGAGTTCTATCCTTTCTTTAACTGTCTGGTTCTAtactttctttaactgtctatggttctatactttctttaactgtctGGTTCtatccattgacatatataaaaggttcTATCctttctttaactgtctatggttcTATCctttctttaactgtctatggttcTATCctttctttaactgtctatggttcTCTCTCAGAGGTTCTtaagcttttttcaataatgttccccctttgaacagtttttttaagccactcttaatacatccatgcatgTACCCCCTAACCGGCGCaaatcatttttggtagaaaaatgATAGATTTAATAGATTTTCTAAACAgcagccttggacctggaaaatAGTTAAATGATGATGgagaaaggagacaaaaactacaaaaacacacacacacacacacacacacaccgtagaAAGAAGAAAGGCAACAGCCCTCGCTGCCATCTATGGTCACATGCACAGAGAGACACCTTTACAGAGCCAAGTTCCACTGTAGTAAGTAGCCTACTTGTTTCCATGGACCATACAATACAAcgtaaaggtgcagtaggtaagccttataaaactaactgaccctatgttccagtagaactacatgaacaaaaaaaaaaaagaatccggctcctctggcaccacctacagcctgtagtgtgatttgcaaaaaccCACTGCtctctgttcagatgcaccaatcatggccgggagggggtgtctaactgcgtgtcaatcagtGGCGGCTTGCTCATTCAAAGAGGGGAAGCTAATTTTTGGCCTACATCATAAaaattgtccatttatttatattattataataatatatataactagAAAATTCCGGAAGAAATTTTTAGTGTGCCtcctacttggtgcacatccgaatAACACTAGCTAAGTAGATAACTTGGCAACATtgtcactgagagagagagagagagagctatcatagcttttgatagttttattttgtttctgtcaacttttaatgtagtgtgttttagaatgcttaaatgactgtttatttacatggagtttggtaGGTTTagcatgcttaaattactgattatttacatggagtctggtgggttttgtgtgtgtttggtgtgtgtgtgtatgtatgtgcgtgtgtgtgtgtgtgtgtgtttgtgtgtgtatgtatgtgtgtatgtgtgtgtgtgtgtttatgtatgtgtgtgtgtgtatgtatgtatgtatgtatgtgtgtgtgtgttagaggagtgagatgtatgtttgacaggatgtcatgtgtgtgtgtgtatgtgggtgtgtgtctgtgtgtgtgtgtgtgtgtgtgtgtgtgtgtgtgtgtgtgtgtgtgtgtgtctgtgtgtgtgtgtgtgtgaaaaaggtatgaagtagctagcgctaaacacaccagactctattcaaaaaacagtacttttagcatgtatagagccaacatacaTTTTcccatgtaaatcggtaaactatgtttatttcaaccaagattagagttgtgatggttggaaaagtgtagagaagaccaataacgacttttcatagctttatttggtgtctgttgactcttactgtagtgtgtttcacgatgcttaaatgactgtttatttacatggagtctggtgggtttaggatgcttaaattactgattatttagatggagtctggtaggttttgtgtgtgtgtgtgtttgtgtgtatgtgtctgtgtgtgtgtgtatttgtgtgtgtgtgtgtgtgtgtgtgtgtgtgtgtgtgtgtttgtgtgtgtgtgtgtgtgtgtgtgtttgtgtgtgtgtgtgtgtgtgtgtgtgtgtgtgtgtgtgtgtgtgtgtgtgtgtgtgtgtgtgtgtgtgtgtgtgtgtgtgagagagaatgtgtgtgagtgtgggtgtgtgtttgtgtgtgtgtgtgtgtgtgtgtgtgtgtgtgtggtgtgtgtgtgtgtgagagagtgtgtgtgtgtgtgtcgtccctccctccctctctctctctctctctctcctcttccctccccccccctctctatccctccttcccttcctcccttcctctccctctccctccctccccttccttccttccttccttccttccttcctttccttcctctctccctctctcccttcctcctcctccctctccccttcctcccttccagaAGTCACCATGATggaatgtgtctgtgtcagaacttgttgctatggtgatttccacagTGCAGGGTCGGGAGGGGGAGACAGTGTCTTCCATGGGTCAAACATATCCATGTAATGATAATTAATCC contains the following coding sequences:
- the LOC120545955 gene encoding sperm-associated antigen 16 protein, with the protein product MATGKQEAQRQTREKMSARRKERAEEENKEVFSEEEERSIEEEDLEEATTEAAPSTASRSKPGPPERQSVAEIPETVDDFLRNFLRRAGLSRTLNRFEAEWYGSAQRLLPAAATCFSFVPDALTHGQLLRSELETVRRDTDLLRQEVLAAGEALVRTQRERDFHRLQYRRVAGDKNRLIEDFKELKKHLESYEPALRQLEDKYQAALRHKMLIGLKKDRVLNTTEEKSRTATEKSMRKSDSADKSPAKSPVSSRHPKDTEFPAACSRPGNPHLAQVGFEKCKSPGSFSLSYSIRAHTLPISCIDLHPRKLILATASDDRSWRLWALQANGEKVGEMVLTGEGHSDWLSGCSFHPDGTKLATTSGDSMVRLWDFSRGRCVLTLPGHSHPTWGCSFHSCGHFLASCSADRTAKLWDLNSQRCRLTLRRHTASVNSVCFLPSSNLLLTCSADKSLAVWDARLGVCGSTFRRHQHPCNHATSSPAGNVLASCDSRGVVNMWDIRKPAAPMATVDAGPSAANQVAFSPSGKMLAVASGDSLVRVVEVGSRAASSLSGHRDGVQSVTFDHTGETVMSAGSDGLINIWA